DNA sequence from the Methanofollis formosanus genome:
CGTGCAGATCCCGGCGATACCCTGGAGGCAGAGATACCCGGTCCCGGTGAGATGGTATTCACCCCGGTTCCGACGCTGCACGATCAGCCCGGCCTCTTCGAGCCGCGAGAGGTGGAAGAGGAGGTTGCCACCGCGCAGGCCGGTCAGCCTGGAGAGATCTGAGAAGGTGAGCGAACTTTCGGCGAGGGCTTTGAGAACGTTGAGTCTCGGGACGCTGGCGGCCGGTTCGAGGAGGTCTCTCACTGTCTCTTCCACCGGGATGTCGTCGATCTCAGCGTTGCCCCGGTCGTCTCTGAGGCCGAATCCTTCGGCGATCTCTGCCTGTTTTTCGAGGAGCAGGAGCGTGGCGTCAAAGCAGGCGTTGCACGTCGAGGAGGGAGCCTTCTCCTTGAGAGCGAGGAGCTGTTCTTTCTGTGCAACAATCTCGTCGGGGGTGACGGTGCCGTCTCCCACTTTGAGGGCGCTCTCCCTGATGATCCGGTAGAAGACCTCGGCGCACTGCTCCCGCTGTGCACATCCGGGATCGAGGTGCTGTTCAAGTCCGGTCTGCACGCTCTCCAGGTGGGCGCCGATGGCCACCCGCCCGTACTCTTTCCGCAGTCCGGCCATGAGGTCGTCGAGGTAGCCGTGGTCCCTCACCTCGGTGAGATGTCGCAGTTCTCTCCTGATGGCCCGCAGTTCGTCTCTGATCTCCTGCCCGCAGGTGCATTCTTCTGGAGCAGATGTCATGAGGTATAGTTTTCTGACACACAGGTATATATCTGCTGAATTTCATAGAAGGGATGATCACCATGGTTAAACTGAATGAAGAGATGAAAGAGGCCTTCTCCAAGGTTAGAGTCTTCCCGGTGGCCACCGCTTCGAAGGACGGCGTACCGAATGTCGTGCCGATCGGTTTCTGCATGCTCGTCGACGATGAGACGATCTGGATCGCGGACAACTTCATGAAGAAGACGCTCGCCAACGTCAAAGAGAACCCGAAACTCTCCCTCTATCTCTGGGGGCCGGAGGTCAAGGGTTGCTTCCAGATCAAGGGCGACGTGAAGGTCGTCTCCGAGGGCGAGGAGTTCCAGAAGATGCGCGAGATCGTCCTCGCCAAGATGGCCAAGGCCCCGGCCAAGAACCTCCTGGTGGTCAAGGTCACCGAGGTCTTCTCCTGCACCCCCGGCCCTGAAGCCGGGGAAAAACTGCTCTGAACTGCTGAACCTTTTTTTTCTTTTTTCGG
Encoded proteins:
- a CDS encoding winged helix-turn-helix domain-containing protein; the protein is MTSAPEECTCGQEIRDELRAIRRELRHLTEVRDHGYLDDLMAGLRKEYGRVAIGAHLESVQTGLEQHLDPGCAQREQCAEVFYRIIRESALKVGDGTVTPDEIVAQKEQLLALKEKAPSSTCNACFDATLLLLEKQAEIAEGFGLRDDRGNAEIDDIPVEETVRDLLEPAASVPRLNVLKALAESSLTFSDLSRLTGLRGGNLLFHLSRLEEAGLIVQRRNRGEYHLTGTGYLCLQGIAGICTALKPAKKNSFGQDRKI
- a CDS encoding pyridoxamine 5'-phosphate oxidase family protein, which produces MVKLNEEMKEAFSKVRVFPVATASKDGVPNVVPIGFCMLVDDETIWIADNFMKKTLANVKENPKLSLYLWGPEVKGCFQIKGDVKVVSEGEEFQKMREIVLAKMAKAPAKNLLVVKVTEVFSCTPGPEAGEKLL